In Juglans regia cultivar Chandler chromosome 13, Walnut 2.0, whole genome shotgun sequence, the DNA window TTTGGCTTTAAAAACAAAGCAACATGTTTTTAGCaacttaattggtttttttcccGGTATTCTTCCATTTTTACAGGTGTTTATAGCTTTTCTGAGGGCCAAGGATTTCACAAGGACCGTATTTAGCAATTACAATGATGTGTTTGGATTTAACGAATTTGGAGATGGGGGGAGAGATTCAGAGGTGTGAGaattttggatttatgaaacTAAGAGAGAGAATAAAGAAGCAACAGAGAGGAAAGTTAGTTTAActaagagagaggagagagaaatatgGGGGGGAGAGTGAACCATAAGAGCATCCCAATCCGGCTCTCTATACCCATGTTTTCTCAAAAGTTTAGTGTTTACATTTGGGAAAGATCCTAAATGCACCCTCCATCCGGCCCCCCAAAATAAGGTTTAGGTTAGTACAGTGGTAGCTACTATACATCCCATTTCCCCATTTCGGTTCCTTAATTCCCGCGTTCATCTGTCTCACGCTGTACTTCCTATTGTGTTGTAGTGGCATCCCCATATGGCAGCCCCTTTGATCGTCTTCTCCGATAAGTGTCTCCACCACTGagacacacaaacacacacacactctctctcactcatggGAATGCTCTGGATCTCTCTCATTCGCGTCCCCGTACGGTAACCCCTCGATTGGGTTATACATTACTTCTATTGTCTTGTTTACCATttgatattatacattattactattttcttGTTTACCGTTCGATATTCTAGTAATGATATTGGGTCTTGGTCACCATCGGGTCTCTGATTCGATTGTCTTTGAGTCACCACTATGCATCTCTTTTTCATTGTCTCTGATTTCCAAGCAAAAAGCTCTCGGTTGTTGCTTGTGATTTTGTCTGTGATTTTGGTTGTGACTTTAGCTATGAGTGGGGTTGTTGGTTGGCTGTGATGACCATTATTTGTGTCTGTGATTAAGGTTGTGATTACCATCTTGGCTTCATAAAGCTTCTATGTTCATGTTTTAGGGCTTTGACAGATTGTCATGACTCTTTCATTTTCGTAGTGTAGTTATTATGTGATTTCCATTGTAGAGATTATGTGAGTTCCATTGTCTCTGATTTTTATTACTGCTCTCGGTTGTTGGTTGTCTATGATGACCATTATTGGTGGTTGTCATTGTGGTTGTGATTACCACATTGGCTTCATAGAGCTCTATGCTCGTGTTATATGGttttaacaaaaaatcatgATACTTTCATTCCTATCATactaattttgtgattttcatAGAAATTTAATTTCCATTACTACTCTCGGCTGTTGGTTGGCTGTGATTACCATTATTTCTGGTTGTGATTGGGGCTTGTGAATTTTCTCTTAGCTTTATAGAGCTTCTATGCTCCTGTTTTGGGGTTTTGATAGATTTCCATGactctataatttctattatacAGATTCTGTGATATTCACTATCTTTAATTTCCATTATTGCAAGGCGTTGGTTGTGATTACCATTACCTTGGCTGTGATTGGGATTGTGATTGGTACTTTGTGTAATGTATAGACAATGAGTTTGGCATTCGATTGGAGTTGTCATTGAGGTTGAATATGTAAGTGCAATTGCTATGATGATGGTAGGATTGTTGAGTGTGCGAGTGTAATCAATAGCTGTAATGAATGCTCATCGATCGGTATGGTAGGGTAACTCCGATGACTCTCTTTATTGTGAAAATTTCACAAAGGTAGCCAAGATTTGCAGCTATCCTATCCTATGCCCTTTGCTATGCTTGAAATTGTACTATTCTAAGTCtccattatatgtaaatataaccTGTTTTGAACTTTGGTTTTGTGATTTCTTGGCTTATTTGGTTGGGTGTGCATGGGGGCTTGACCCTTGTTGGTTGATATGGTAGCCTCATTCATAAGTGTCGGTAGCCCCATCATTGATTTTGTAGCAATTTTGTTCATTGTTACTATAATACCTGtgtgttttttgtattttacttggTTGGAGAGGcagatgtgaatgctcttagtTGATGTGTTGgggaagaaaaattattttttaacatgttGTACCTTTTATTTTATGACATGTTTTGTACATTGTTGAGATGTTGGATGGGTGTGCAAAGGGGCTTAACCCTTGTTGGCTGCAACTTTGTTGCCCCTATAACACCTATTTTTTCCCTTTAACAATGATGATGTGAAACTTGAGTGGGGACGAGGAAAATGGGCAGAAACTCAATGGCAGGATTACTCAGATGACCAATATTGGCAACTGAGTGTTGTAGCCATAAGTTATTACCCATTCCTCTATGTCACCATTCTTTTCTTGAGTCGATTTGCATAATGCTTTCACCATTAACCATTAAGTTTCTAGCATATctaaatttcttcattttctatgATTGTATAGGGATGGACTTACAAGAGCATGTAAATATGTTCTTCACAACCCTCCTAACTCAAGACTCTGACATTGACCACACTTTCTCGAGTCAAACTCAACATAGTCTAGTGTTGGTGAAAGACTCTCCACCCCCACCCCAAGTGGAGGTTCTTACCATGAACAAATTCAATAGGGGTGCCAACTTCACCTAAGAGGAAAACAAACTTTTTGTGTCAGCATGGTTAAATACTTCAATAGATGCAATATAAGGGACCGATAAAAAACGCGCCCAACTTTGagagaaaatttttttatacttcaaACAGTATAAGCAAAGTAAAATGGAGCAGACCATTGGGTCTTTAATGTATCAGTGGTCGACGATTCAAAAAACAACCAAGAAATTCAAGTGGAATGGTTAAACCAAAGTGACGAAGCTTGCCCAAGTGGAAAGGTTAAACCAAAGTGGCATGATCGAACAAGAAATGAATAGCCATCCACTACTTTGAAGTTCTTGTAcatactattttattatatttttagataaatacacattaagcattttttttttttttttgcaagtttaAGAAAGCAAAAATGATGTACCAATTATTGgagaaaaatcaatttctatTTGAGCATTGTTGGCACTTGTTGAAAGACCAACCAAAATGACTTCAGCGTTGCTCCAAGGATGGTCCAAAGCGAAGATCCAAGATGTCGCTAACCCCAACTCATATCTCTATTGTTGTCGATTCAATAAATGATGCTAAGAAGGAGCATGTTCTTGGCAATGATGATATCGAATTGGAGAGGCCAATGGAAAGgaaaaccaagaaaacaaaacagaagGCCCCAACTAGGCTAGTTGAGGACATTGTTAAGTActccaaaatgaaaaatattcttcctCAAGAGAAAGAGTTTTTCCGTCTTATGGAGTAAAAAATGCATTATAATTGAGAGAGGATGGAGCCGAGAATACGGTAGGAGGACAAAAGGCTAAGTTTGGAAGCAAGTAGACTTGAACTTGCCCGATTTAAAGCAGAGGAGAAAGTAGAGAGTGGGcggttataatttataaaaggaGAAGCGAATCGTGTTGGTGGATGTCATTAGCTTACCTAAAAAACGACACACATATTCCAGCAACACACATATTTCCAACAACGTCATTGCCTTTTTGCACTCTTGCATTTCTCTGCACATCACTAGACcctaatgttaaatacaaagagttagatCTTTTACCATACGCTAAGATCAATgcacccttagtgatcttccaaACTCCTCTAGAGAACGCTACTGCATAACTGTTATCATCAAGCTGTTCCACAGAGCAAGTTTTTCTTTAGATTTGGAATGTGTCTGACCTGCTGTAAAGTTCACACGCCTTTGTTTAGAAGTGTGATGTACACATCACCCATTCCCACTACATTCAGTACCTCTCCACTAGTTGTGTAAATCTTCTCAAGATCACCAATAACATAATTTTGCATGATCTCTCGATATGAGGTTCTATGAAACAAAGCTACTAAGTCtaacacccaatcatcaatcgGCCTGTGCACTCCAAGAGTTAGGACATTATGTATTTCTTCAGCCACTACATTCACTGCATCCTCATCAACACTTTCTTGATTCTTGCAGTTTCTCTTGATATAACCCGACTTGCCACAACTCTAGCACATGATCTACTGCCCAAATCTTATCTTGTTCTCCCCCTACTCTTGGAGTTTGACCTATCATGTCTTTTGCCCCGATTGTCAATATCCAGAGTCGATCCTGAACTCGAGAACTCACCAGAATCTATTTTACGTACCTCTTCAACAAGGATCATATCACGTATGCCATCGTAtatcagtttcattttgtcAGCTGAACTACTCACAACCATCCTCATGGCCTCCCAACTTTTTGGCAGGGATGCCAACTGAATCAACGCTTTGATTTTATCATCACACTCAATCTCTATAGAAGatagttgatttgtgatcgtattgaatttATTCAAGTGTTGGGCCATAAACATACATTCTAACATtttcagattgaacaatttcttcatcaagtatACTTTGttatacatacctgacaaaactGTCATAAGATCTGCCATGGTTCTCTCCCTACTAACATTGTGTGCCACTGTTCTAGACAGTGTTAGCCGAACAATCCACATAACCTATCAATCTAACACGGTCCACTCAGCATCATCCATACTCTccggcttctttcccaacagtCGAAAATGGAGCATTTTTCCATAGAGATAGTCATCGATCTGCATCTTTCAATACCCAAAACCAATGTCGTCAAACTTTTCGATCTCAGGTACTTTCACTTTGTTTCCAACCATCATTTTCCTTCAGATTTGACCTTGTAtcttgataccagttgttgtgtaaaatatacacacacaccaacgatgacaaCCAAAGTAAACAAGCACACAATCAAGCAAACACAACACACAATTTACATGGTTCAAAAATTTGCCAACGTCCACagagctgcagaaatcttattaagcagaggagattacaatcactcaatctcagcTCACTCTTTaggactttttctttctcacacaatatgcactcattTGATTATTgttctctctaaaaaaaatgctaaaaatcATACACAATAAgtcaaatattacatatttatactaAACGGCGCTACAAATCCTAATTGGCAAAAACTAGGTcattcgctcgagcggcgtgtcgAGCCCGCCTCGAGCAAATAGCCAATCAACATTGGCTTGAGCGGTATGTCGAGTGCAGCTTGACCGAATACTAGGGTTTGTATCTCGCTCTATCCCACTATCGCGTGAGACTCGAGCAAACTCACGagttgagcttcgctcgagcgcCCAATCAAGCGATAGTCAAGCGAATTCTCTATTTCTTAGTTTTTTGCTCACAAACCAGACTCTACAGACAACCCAACATATTATTCTATTGGTTAATTTGTTGTAACCAAGTTAATCATTGTGACACTTGGTTTTGGATGGATGTTGTATAAGGATAATGTTTTTTACAATGGATGCATATAACTATGCTTGGTTTTGGATGCATGTTTTATGAAGATAATATTTGTAACAcaagaatttaatgtttttttccaacatatattaatttgatacAATTAGCCAGAATAAgctctaataaattttataaagaaagtTAAATTGTACATAAGAATGGAAACAACAATGAccttatgaaataaatattacacTAGCTCCAGACATTTCTAACTATGGTTATATAATTGTCATTGATGCTCAATTAGATccgaataataatgagttgaattgtCTCTAATTTGATGATGACATTGAATGAACTTCATCAGTTCAGTTTTATGATTGTTCATACTCGAAGTTGGGAACATGATTATCATCAAGTTTTTCGTACTCAAAGTTGGGAACATGATTATCATCTCTCTTATCTTCGATAATCATGTTATGTAGAATTATGCAtgctttcatatttttttaagatcattGACTTTAAACATTTGAGCTAGTCCACAAAATATTGCAAAATGTTGTTAAAGGACCCCAAATGCATTCTCTACATCATCTCTTGCCGATTCTTTTGTTACTGTAAGATATTTCTTTTTCTGCCCTTGTGGAGTTGAGATCGTCTTAACAAATATTGACATTTTGGATAAATACTATTGGCAAGATAGTACCCTATAGTGTAATCATTACCATTACTTGAGTAATTGATTGGAAGAGCACGCCCTTAGACAAGCTCggtgaaaataaaagatctttCTAGCACGTTGATATTATTACGAGAATCGGGTAAGCATGCCGTATTCAAAGATCATATGATGCCACCGCTTCTAAGATAATAGATGGTTCACGATGGTGACCAGAGTAAATACCTTACCATGCAACCatacaattttttcacttcTAGTActgcatgcaatcaatgctcTCTAGCATCCCAGTGAGTCCACATTGTTCACCAAGAGAAAGTAATTGAGTACTATCATTGGCATTTTGAGACATTAAATATTCATTGAAAAAAGTATTTACAATGTTagtcacaaaatttttcaaactctccaTTGTGGTGCTTTCTCCAGTCCTTATATATTCATCCATGAAATCGACAGTTACTCCATATCTAATTGCAACAGTTATCTTTGGTAAGGAAGATAGACCAAGTCTTCCAatattatcttttctttaaatGAAGTAAGGCTCGTAAACCTCTATCTCATGTtgaatacaaagaaaatgtttaggacctataaaaaatctcattcgaaaTAGATTTGGGAGATATATTAGTGATTCTACAAACTATTCGCGAAATAACCATTCGTGACCTCTTAAATTATCACGCCTAATGTATTTACGAAGTTGACGAGTACAACCACGATGAGACGTTGATCCTCCATCTTCATTAAGAATTATCTTCAACTCATCTTCAGAGTCAAAGTGAAGCAGTaatttacaaaagaaagaatgagTCATTTAAGAAGTAGCTGGATAATGGAAATAGATTTGGGGGATATATTAGTGATTCTGCAAACTATTCGCAAAATAACCCTTCGTGACCTCTTAAATTATCACGCCTAATATATTTACGAAGTTGACGAGTACAACCACGATGAGACGTTGATCCTCCATCTTCATTAAGAATTATCTTCAACTGATCTCCAGAGTCAAAGTGAAGcagtaatttataaaagaaagaataagTCATTTAAGAAGCAACTGGATATTGAAACCAGAATGAGAATTTTCTCTTAATCAGAAATGAAACTTAGATTGTTCTAGATGTCAATGAAATAACAAGTGCTTgtatttataaaacaaaatctatttgaaaatatgtcATTTAGGAAAAGGGCAAAAAAATTACCGTTAgacaaatgataaaaatcatTACCGTTTAAAGTTTAACCATTACAAAATGCTACTGATGGAAAAAagaattttgaggaaattttatattattcttaaaatgtaataattttaaaaatttaatggtaccaacaaaaaaataattttcgacaatgtgttaaaaatatttgctagagagtaatagttcaaacagaagaaaaaagataaaaaagtaagtAGTTAAGATTCTAAAGagaagtgagaaaaataataggaaaatgctataGCCTCCATTATTCCTTCTTGTTTTTGCTTCCTGCTTGACGTGGGCATGCCACGGTggcatgcatttttttctttcgtttttgatttcccttttttttatattctcatttcGTCTTCCCCTCCAGCccatttctttttgttgaaACCTCCATAGCATTACAGATTTGCAACCCTATGCATTTTGTCTCTCTGAGGACCCTCTGCATTTCATCTTCCCTCCAACCCATTACAAATTCGCTCCCCTATACCAAATCCACATCATCACCGCCCTTCACAAACATATCAATCAATGCACACCCAACACACACATCGAACTCAAAATATCTACTTTTTATcacaaacccaaaaataatttttgcaatCAAGATGGTATCCACAGTCGAACATGCCTGAATTGTTGCCGCGAAGCAATACTCATTTGGATGAAACCCATTTTCAAGCATTTCCAGAATTGTCCCAATCGCTTCAAATTCCATATCATTATTTGCAAAACATAAGACCATTGCGCTCCAAGAAACCAAGTCTTTCTTATCTCCTATGCTATCAAATATGACTTTTGCTTTAGCCCAATCCCAATCTCCACACTTTGAGTACAAGCTGATTAGAgaattgaaaatgatggaattaGGTTCAAGTTGGGATTGCGTGAACCGATTGTGGACAAGTTTTTCAAGTTGGAAATTTGGGACCTGATGCATGATTTGAGGAGTACGGCATACGTGGTGAGGTTTGGATGGACACCCTTTCAGGCCATGACATCAAGGGTGGAGATTGCTTCGTGAGGTGGCCCACATTATGGTGATGGGTCAGACGGTGGTTAAGGACTTCAAATGTTGGGGTTGGGGATGATGGTTTTGACGATGGATGGTTACGGCCAGAAGATGGTTTCGACAAAATGAAATGGGTTGGAGGGAAGATGAAATGCAGAGGGTCTTTAGAGAGACGAAATGCAGAGGGTCCTCAGAGGGGAGCGAATCTGTAATGCTATGGATGTTTCGACAAAATGAAATGGGCTGGAGGGGGAAGGTgaaatgggaagaaaaaaaatgggaagcaaaaacgaaagaaaaaaaaatgcatgccacTGTGGCATGCCCATGTCAAGTGGGAagcaaaaatgagaaagattaACAGTGGttgtagcattttccaaaataataataaagaaagaatatagaaaaattatttcaatagaatagtaaaaaataaggAGTGAGATGTAAGAGATTTTTGAGAGATAAGTAAAACTTAggagaaaatttagaaaaatatgatttttggccaaaatttaggAGAAATTTTGGGGAGCCGAATGTGGATGTTCTAAGGATGAGGGGAAAGTTGGTTTCTGATAATAAAATAGACAAGAGAAGCAATGTGGGGAGGGGGGTTTGGCCCAATCGAAGTGTGATGTAGCTCCAATCTCATATTGGGTGTGCGGTATGCTATAGTTTTCATTTAGAACTAAtgatcattttgaaaaattcttcttatcaacTATTATTTACCACCCCACATCCTACATTCTATGAAAAACATCCTcataccttatgaaaaacacatagacattttatgaaaaaagttataagtgTGAGATGTGAGAGTAAATAATAGTTGATGTATAGTAAATCCCGATCATTTTAGTTTACGTGATGTATATCTTTGATTCTTTATGTGAATTGATAAAAAAAccatgtatatatttttgtgaattgCTATAGGGTACAAACTtcaaattgatatagtttcaaACCATgtatatgtcatattttaaatctatttaataataaaaataattttataatctgacgtactaCATCAAAATTGAAACAGGttaatttgtgattttatttttataaaattcttatggctaaaacatttttctatttttttttgtttattaactCATACCTTTTCAGTTttgtttataataatttttgtttataaaacatttctctaatttgtttgttataagaaaaagcattttaaattttagaggAAGGTTTTTTTTGACTGTTTAGAGGAAGTTAGTAGAGCTTTAAGTTACTGAGCGCTTAGACAACTTTGGTGCATTACAAATTTAGTGAGATTTATAATTAGTATTTACTTTCACaaaatctaaaaagaaaaaaattgttcagTTTTTGAAGAATTCTAAGAAATTAGAGAAGTTTTCACTCTTACAAACATGCTTAATGGTTTATgctttgaaatgaaatttattaaatttaggATTGAAGTGCTTTGAAATAAAACCAAACCCGAACggaaacagaaaacagaaaagaacatgagatatttttatgtttatttccttctttttatgtttgaaaGGAAATATCTTCTTCTCACCCCAACCCCATCCCACCATGTGTGTTTCTGGCCACTGGGGCTGGGGAGTGGTGGACCCATGGATTTCAACGCCAATCAGCCTGCGTCTGCCACGTACCCACCCTCTCAAACGTAAAGCTCTATCTCTTCCTAtccttctaaaaataataaatacacgTTACATTTTATAACACAttatataactaaaataaaaataacatattttataaaatgtttttattttataaaatatatagtataaaagATATTGTGCGAATATCATCATCCAATCCGTACTGTATAGTGTATCCCATGGATTATTCCCTTCGTCTACCTACTACCTTCTTTCAAATGAGACAGTATCTGCTGCTTTGTGGTTCACCGTAATCAGCAAAATTATATGCCACATACATAATGGGGTCAAAGAATCAAATATGTGTTCTAcccaacaaataattttatttatcagttactatttatttacttctatatcttatatttataatttttttttaaatatttgagtatttttttatagaatgtaaaatttaaaataataaataatgattgataagaaattttttttatacctaatagttttttgttcttttctaagAATATAACATATCCAAATCAAGTATCCTTAATCAACTCCATGACACACTCATTTTTATGCATTATGGGATCCCATCTTAATCCTAATTTTACGTATTTTGTCCTTTCAAATTATATGTaacacatttttaataaaataataataataataataataataacaacaacaataataataataatataagaaatgtCACATATAtgaagagataattttataaaaataaacttacaaaatgacgtaatttcatatcatttattaaatttattttataataactttatcgtattagtttgtaatttttttttataatgaaatctctgtcactaaaatatttttttaataattataatataaactcGAGGTTTCTTGCGGATCCGTTGCAAACCATGCTATATTAATTACTATGATTGGCCATCCACCTCCACTACCGAGAGGGTTAATGTACTGGATGGCAACCCCAGAGCCCGTTCGTATGGATACTGTGTCTCTTATTACAGCCAAACGTGTGTGAACGAAACTCATTTCCTCGATCCCAAAACTCCCCTGCCCCCCAACAGTATTGTTATGGTATCCAAAAACCCAAACCCGGCTGAGGGCTTCTACTTGGACCCAAACGGAGTGGCTCTTCCCGGACTCGGACccttcaccaccaccaccaccgccaCCACTACTACTGCCACGACGGGGTCATCTACCTCCGCTTCGTCGGAGGACGCGAATAAGAAGATCCGAAAACCCTACACTATTACCAAGTCCAGAGAAAGCTGGACGGAACCCGAGCACGACAAGTTCCTCGAAGCTCTCCAACTGTAACTAACACACCTTcttacttcttttcttttcgagttaaaagtttaaattaggGTTTGTGTATATATTGAGGGTCGtgtgtatatatttgtatttatatgcTGATGTACTTTTGGAATAGAAATTCGATTGTGATTTTGGAGTTGTTAGTTAATGAATTCGGTATTTTGGGTTGGGTATACTTGGAAGGGAGGTTTAGCTTTTGTTTGGTTCCTGAGAAAATGTGTGGAAGGAAAGGACGGTCGGAATTTCCAAGTGTTAATGGAATTCGTGGGTTAATAGATGGGCTCCATGGAAGAGAATATATTAGGCTGTACGTGTTTGATTGCTGAGGAAGTGAACACAAAGAACacaatttgaatttgattgtttGTATATTTGCTGAGATGATGTGGAGAAGCGAAAAGACAGTGTATATCTGTGTGTGTCTTTCTACACGCACACACATGTATATGACATGTGTATGCatgcatttcttttcttcttgatCGGTGCATGTATTTCAAATTAGAAGAAATTTATGGTTGtaagtttcatttttctctttctttttctttactgCTAAAATCTATTCTGTGCGAGCAAATGAGCTCTCAGTGAATTATTAAATTCCGAATCAGTTGGAATGTAAGAATTGACGAATTCGAACAAAGAACATTTCATTTGCTTACTCGATTTAAGTTCTTTGATGATTCCATTATCACATGGTAGTAAATAGgttatatgaaatttgtgaaaGATACACATTACAATTTTGATAATGCTTCTAGAGTTATACATGTTTGGGCTCTTATTGAGTCAAATTAGaggaatctttttttttttaattggtaaaaaacaaaaagcttgGTTTGCTTAAAACTTGGTTTAATTGCTTGAAAGCCAACACAGTATTCcctgatattattttatattcctTTATCGTATCAGTTTTGACCGTGACTGGAAAAAGATTGAAGCATTTGTTGGTTCTAAGACTGTTATACAGGTAATCTTAAACGCAGAACTCccattttgttttctaatttttcattaCATCTAGATCTTGACTCTTTCATTGACGTGGTAATCCAgttattttcctctttcatttctgttctttttctggtgattatcattttttttttcagtctcAACGAGTGTTGAGGGAGTTATTGACTGTTCAACTCATGACTCATACAGTTCTTGTAATTTCATTTACTTTAGTTCATTTATTAACAGTACCAATACTAAGAAGGACCTTTTGCAGATACGTAGCCATGCGCAGAAGTACTTTATGAAGGTTCAAAAGAATGGGACAAGTGAACATTTGCCTCCACCCCGGCCCAAAAGGAAAGCTGCTCATCCATATCCCCAGAAGGCTTCAAAAAATGGTCAGCATACTTCATTCCCCCATATGATTAGTTTTTTTAACCACCCAAGTGCAACCTCAGGCTCATATCTTATTTGGCAGCTCCAGTGCTCTTACAAGTGTCAGGGTCATTTCAAACTTCATCTGCTTTGCTTGAATCTTGCTATGACATAAGGCCTGATTCCTCGACAATGCTTAGGAGTCCTGTTCCTAGTGCTGCTGTGTCTTCCTGGAGAAACAACAGTGTGCAGACCATTAATATGTCGCATGGAACAAAAGGTTTGGTTCTTACACATTTGGATTTCACTAACATCAACCTGATCTCTAGTCAATGGATATGTAAATGTTACTTGAATCTTTCACAAAATTGACATCTAAGTGGCATGTGTTCTCCATATTATGTTTGCTTTCCAGGGCCAACAGTGGCAAATAACTGTTGCAGTAGCACTGAAAGCACTCCGAGAGCACGGCCAGTTGCCGAAAAGACTGATAAAGGAGATCCGAACCATCCATTGAGAGGTGAGCGCTTTAATTCTTTCAAGGCTGTATTATTCTTTCTGGAATTTTTGTACCAAATGTTTTTAACAGTagtttttatttccttcatcTTGATCATAAATAGATTCATGGCAGATGTATGGAGGTTTATCTAGAATATAGTATCTGTTGATCAATGCATGAAATTTCCATTCCATCATGTTATGAGCGACTGAGCTCCAACTGAAATGACTCCTCCTCTACATGAAAACCTGATGGAGGTCATGGGTTCAAGATCAAGGGTGCTGtctattacattaaaaaaaatgatcttgAATGCTTGTTGTTCTATATTTCCAAAATGTGAACACTGCTGTTTTCTGAGGTTGCCAACGTGATGTTGGTGTCCACTGGGGCACCAACCACTGGTAGGGCTATGTGAATGTAAGCTTTATGAATGATCGATATTAGTGATAGTATGATCTCTTGCttacaacaatttttttaa includes these proteins:
- the LOC109010831 gene encoding protein REVEILLE 6 isoform X3, encoding MVSKNPNPAEGFYLDPNGVALPGLGPFTTTTTATTTTATTGSSTSASSEDANKKIRKPYTITKSRESWTEPEHDKFLEALQLFDRDWKKIEAFVGSKTVIQIRSHAQKYFMKVQKNGTSEHLPPPRPKRKAAHPYPQKASKNAPVLLQVSGSFQTSSALLESCYDIRPDSSTMLRSPVPSAAVSSWRNNSVQTINMSHGTKGPTVANNCCSSTESTPRARPVAEKTDKGDPNHPLRVLPDFAQVYNFIGSVFDPNATGHLQKLKKMDPIDVETVLLLMRNLSLNLTSPDFEDHAEKVAVIQRDWHRRG
- the LOC109010831 gene encoding protein REVEILLE 6 isoform X2, which produces MVSKNPNPAEGFYLDPNGVALPGLGPFTTTTTATTTTATTGSSTSASSEDANKKIRKPYTITKSRESWTEPEHDKFLEALQLFDRDWKKIEAFVGSKTVIQIRSHAQKYFMKVQKNGTSEHLPPPRPKRKAAHPYPQKASKNVLLQVSGSFQTSSALLESCYDIRPDSSTMLRSPVPSAAVSSWRNNSVQTINMSHGTKGPTVANNCCSSTESTPRARPVAEKTDKGDPNHPLRVLPDFAQVYNFIGSVFDPNATGHLQKLKKMDPIDVETVLLLMRNLSLNLTSPDFEDHRRLLSSNEIGTDAAKLKMQELKHCTTTSS
- the LOC109010831 gene encoding protein REVEILLE 6 isoform X1; the encoded protein is MVSKNPNPAEGFYLDPNGVALPGLGPFTTTTTATTTTATTGSSTSASSEDANKKIRKPYTITKSRESWTEPEHDKFLEALQLFDRDWKKIEAFVGSKTVIQIRSHAQKYFMKVQKNGTSEHLPPPRPKRKAAHPYPQKASKNAPVLLQVSGSFQTSSALLESCYDIRPDSSTMLRSPVPSAAVSSWRNNSVQTINMSHGTKGPTVANNCCSSTESTPRARPVAEKTDKGDPNHPLRVLPDFAQVYNFIGSVFDPNATGHLQKLKKMDPIDVETVLLLMRNLSLNLTSPDFEDHRRLLSSNEIGTDAAKLKMQELKHCTTTSS